The following proteins come from a genomic window of Emys orbicularis isolate rEmyOrb1 chromosome 9, rEmyOrb1.hap1, whole genome shotgun sequence:
- the ARR3 gene encoding arrestin-C, translated as MSDSSKVFKKTSPNGKLSIYLGKRDFVDHVDSVEPVDGVVLIDPEYLKDRKVYVTLTCAFRYGRDDLDVIGLTFRKDLYVLSTQIYPPVPEQTPTSLTPLQEKLLKKLGEHAYPFTFEMATNLPCSVTLQPGPDDLGKACGVDFEVKGFCAENLEEKIHKRNSVRLVIRKVQFAPVNTGPAPKSETTRQFMMSDKPLHLEASLDKEIYYHGDPITVNININNTTNKIVKKIKISVEQITDVVLYSLDKYMKNVCTEEIIETVAANSTFSKSYTVTPSLSSNREKRGLALDGKLKHEDTNLASTTVLRAGMDKEVLGILVSYKVKVNLVVSRGGILGDLTSSDVGVELPLILMHPKPTDDKPRSEEDIVIEEFARQKLKGEKDDEDEKEEADKDES; from the exons ATGGTGTTGTCTTGATTGATCCAGAGTATCTGAAGGATAGAAAAG tgtatGTGACCCTGACTTGTGCATTCCGCTATGGCCGAGACGACCTGGATGTCATTGGCTTGACCTTCAGGAAGGACCTCTATGTCCTGAGCACTCAGATTTATCCTCCTGTGCCAGAACAGACGCCAACTTCCCTCACTCCTTTGCAGGAAAAGCTGCTGAAGAAGCTGGGCGAGCACGCTTACCCCTTCACTTTCGAG ATGGCGACCAACTTGCCCTGTTCAGTCACTCTCCAGCCAGGACCAGATGATCTTGGAAAG GCTTGTGGTGTAGACTTTGAGGTCAAAGGATTTTGTGCTGAAAATCTGGAGGAGAAAATTCACAAGAG GAATTCAGTGCGACTGGTGATCCGAAAGGTCCAGTTTGCCCCAGTAAATACGGGCCCAGCACCAAAGTCAGAGACTACCAGGCAATTCATGATGTCTGACAAGCCCCTACACCTCGAGGCCTCCTTGGATAAGGAG ATCTATTACCACGGAGACCCAATCACTGTCAATATTAATATCAACAACACCACCAACAAGATTgtgaagaaaattaaaatatcag TCGAGCAGATCACGGATGTGGTTCTCTATTCGCTGGACAAATATATGAAGAACGTGTGCACAGAAGAGATAAT TGAGACTGTGGCTGCCAATTCCACATTCTCCAAAAGCTACACAGTGACTCCCAGCCTATCATCCAACCGTGAGAAGCGTGGCCTGGCACTTGACGGCAAACTCAAACATGAGGACACCAACCTGGCCTCCACCACCGT ACTGAGAGCTGGGATGGACAAGGAGGTATTGGGGATCCTGGTGTCCTACAAAGTGAAGGTCAACCTGGTGGTATCCAGAGGAGG CATCCTGGGAGATCTCACTTCAAG CGATGTTGGTGTTGAGCTGCCTCTTATTCTGATgcacccaaagcccactgatg ACAAGCCAAG GAG TGAGGAGGACATTGTGATTGAGGAATTTGCTCGCCAAAAACTCAAGGGGGAGAAAGACGACGAAGATGAGAAGGAGGAAGCTGACAAAGACGAAAGCTAA